One Streptomyces fagopyri DNA window includes the following coding sequences:
- a CDS encoding DUF6325 family protein — MGPIDYVVVEFPGSRMTGEGFPLLVDLVDRGLIRILDLMFVRKEDDGSVTGLEIADLTGDGALDLAVFEGVSSGLLDEDDIEEAGHALEPGNSAGILVYENLWAAPFAAALRRGGAQMVASGRIPMPAVLAALDATDIVRPARA, encoded by the coding sequence ATGGGGCCGATCGACTACGTGGTCGTCGAGTTCCCCGGCAGCCGCATGACCGGCGAGGGATTTCCGCTGCTGGTCGACCTGGTGGACCGCGGCCTCATCCGGATCCTCGATCTGATGTTCGTCAGAAAAGAGGACGACGGGTCGGTGACCGGCTTGGAGATCGCCGATCTCACCGGTGACGGGGCGCTGGACCTCGCCGTCTTCGAGGGCGTGTCCTCCGGTCTGCTGGACGAGGACGACATCGAGGAGGCGGGCCACGCCCTGGAACCGGGCAACTCCGCCGGAATCCTGGTCTACGAGAACCTGTGGGCCGCGCCCTTCGCCGCCGCCCTGCGTCGCGGCGGCGCGCAGATGGTGGCCTCCGGGCGGATCCCGATGCCGGCCGTCCTGGCCGCGCTGGACGCGACCGACATTGTGCGGCCTGCGAGGGCTTAG